From the Psilocybe cubensis strain MGC-MH-2018 chromosome 9, whole genome shotgun sequence genome, one window contains:
- a CDS encoding putative aldose 1-epimerase (putative aldose 1-epimerase ARB_05372) translates to MIGELFTITLVLAIVTVTWADLSPPKPSAAWPFDVTEIKAPDGSITAKFVSLGATLTELWVKDREGKFRDVVLGYDDNSQLLTDPAHPVFNAIVGRYANRIKNGTFSIPISKNPDPNAPNTYHIPTNDQNEKTPSSVTYKHVDNADEGFPGDVTVFATHTVSNGGILRTKLRATASQKTPIMLTQHVYWNLDAFQQGSNDIFNHELRLDASRYIELDDIAIPTGRFTDVKGTPLDFTKQQKIGARWNETVDLCGSGCQGYNGGFVFDRPDQKTSKVSLQSQLSGIKVDISTDQPVVVVYTSYWLNVPRKAIHGGPSLNYGPEAAVALEQQGYIAAINTPEWHVDQIYYPGREFNWNTEYKFSTI, encoded by the exons ATGATCGGGGAACTCTTTACTATCACCCTCGTCCTTGCCATAGTGACAGTGACCTGGGCTGATTTGTCACCACCCAAACCCTCTGCAGCATGG CCTTTCGATGTAACCGAAATCAAGGCACCAGATGGCTCTATAACTGCAAAGTTTGTCTCTCTAGGTGCAACGCTTACAGAACTTTGGGTAAAGGATAGAGAAGGAAAATTCAGGGACGTGGTCTTAGGATACGATGATAAT TCGCAGCTACTCACTGACCCCGCGCATCCTGTGTTCAATGCAATCGTTGGGAG ATACGCAAATCGGATTAAGAACG GAACGTTCTCCATCCCCATATCTAAGAACCCAGACCCAAACGCACCGAACACCTACCATATCCCAACCAATGACCAAAACG AGAAGACTCCATCCAGCGTCACGTACAAACATGTCGACAACGCAGATGAAGGATTCCCTGGAGATGTCACCGTCTTT GCTACTCATACAGTTTCCAACGGAGGCATCCTACGGACCAAGCTACGAGCAACAGCATCGCAAAAG ACTCCGATTATGTTGACCCAACACGTATACTGGAACCTTGATGCTTTCCAGCAGGGAAGCAATGACATTTTCAACCATGAGCTGAGACTCGACGCGTCTCGCTACATCGAGCTCGATGATATTGCTATTCCTACAGGAAGATTCACAGATGTTAAAGGAACACCGCTTGATTTTACAAAACAGCAGAAAATTGGTGCAAGATGGAATGAAACTGTTGATTTATGTGGCTCTG GATGCCAAGGGTACAATGGCGGATTTGTGTTCGATCGACCAGACCAAAAGACAAGCAAAGTCTCTCTCCAGAGCCAATTGTCTGGCATCAA AGTGGATATCTCCACGGACCAGCCTGTTGTGGTGGTTTACACTTCATATTGGTTGAATGTACCTCGCAAGGCTATTCACGGTGGGCCATCTCTTAATTATGGTCCAGAAGCCGCAGTAGCTTTGGAGCAACAAGGATATATTGCGGCCATAAACACACCGGAGTGGCATGTAGACCAAATAT aTTACCCTGGGAGAGAGTTCAATTGGAATACAGAGTACAAGTTTTCCACGATTTAA